In Paraburkholderia aromaticivorans, the sequence TACTTGGAGGCCGGCCGGAAGCTGGAGGAATTTGAAGTGACGAACGAAAGGAGCTGAGACATGGGGCAGGTCATTCCAATTGAAACGGCTAAGCATGTGCGCCGCGTGCGACGGTTCGCAGCCGTGCGCGAACGCGTCGCCCCGGTTTGCGCCGGCGCGGTTCGTTTAATTGGTCGCCTGTTGCGTGATACCGCGTGGTTTTTTATCGCGGGCGGTCTTCGTTTTTTTGGCCGCTATATTCGGTTCGCTCTAACGTGTGCTGTCCTGGTTGCACTCGTCGCACTCGGCGTCGAGTGCTTCCACCACTGGCCCCACCCTCGGAACGCGATCATCGCAACATTGGCGACGATTGCACTGTTGGGCCTACGTGAAGCACTGTATCGGCTGGAACGCCGTGCGTATGACTATCACCCCCTCTGGAGATAACGCTCATGAAGAAAGCTCTCTCACCGCTTCTCGCGCTTCTGCTTGGTCTGTCGGTAACAGCCGGCGCATCGGCATCGTCGTGTGGCACCGTAATCTGCATGGCTGGCAAGGTTCAGGGCCAGTCAGGCGGCGACGACTGCAATCAGGCAATCAAGGATTTCTTTTCCATCAAAAAATACCATCACGGCCACCTTGATTTAGGCCCGACAAGTGACGCGCGCCGTCAGTTTCTTGACCAATGTCCAGATTCTCAGAAACAAAACTCAAGCAGCGTAGACGAGATTATCAGCCGATTTGGCACGATGGAGTAACGCAAGGACGAATGAAAAGGTAAATATTTGAAAGACTATGCGCTTTGCATACCAGGCAGAGCTAACGTTTTCTTACTTATCGGTATATCGCGTGCAAATGCAAACAAAAAAGGGAGAGAAGTTGCCTTCTCTCCCTTTTCCTTTGCTGCGTCGGCTATTAGAGCCTGCTCCCTAGAACGCTACCTCATCATCGCCTACTGGCACATCTGAGCGCT encodes:
- a CDS encoding TrbM/KikA/MpfK family conjugal transfer protein — encoded protein: MKKALSPLLALLLGLSVTAGASASSCGTVICMAGKVQGQSGGDDCNQAIKDFFSIKKYHHGHLDLGPTSDARRQFLDQCPDSQKQNSSSVDEIISRFGTME